One Nicotiana sylvestris chromosome 12, ASM39365v2, whole genome shotgun sequence genomic window carries:
- the LOC104213182 gene encoding uncharacterized protein, translating to MASSIANCMQIISANPAKKSIAIPSNFLGTKILPLNISTAHKNKKHRSLKVVAAVGDVSSEGTTYLIAGAAAVALLGTAFPILFSRKDTCPECDGAGFVRKGGATLRANAARKDQVQIVCANCNGLGKLNQVDK from the exons ATGGCCTCATCTATAGCTAATTGTATGCAAATTATCTCAGCTAATCCAGCCAAGAAATCCATTGCAATTCCATCAAACTTTTTGGGTACAAAGATTTTACCTTTGAATATTAGTACTGCTCACAAGAACAAGAAACATAGATCTTTGAAAGTGGTAGCTGCAGTTGGAGATGTGTCTTCTGAGGGAACAACTTATTTGATTGCTGGTGCTGCTGCTGTCGCATTGCTTGGAACTGCTTTTCCTATACTCTTTTCCCGCAAAGACAC GTGTCCAGAATGTGATGGAGCAGGATTTGTGAGGAAAGGAGGGGCAACTTTGAGAGCAAATGCAGCTAGAAAGGATCAAGTTCAGATTGTATGTGCAAACTGCAATGGTCTTGGCAAGCTCAACCAAGTTGACAAGTAA